In a genomic window of Camelus ferus isolate YT-003-E chromosome 31, BCGSAC_Cfer_1.0, whole genome shotgun sequence:
- the NPM2 gene encoding nucleoplasmin-2 isoform X3 — protein MNRSRTSSTSERAAPAFLWGCELNQEKPTWTFKAQKEGKQDCKLLLSTICLGEKAKEEMNLVEILPPGSHEDRKRKPIILASLRASVLPMVVLTGLELSPPVTFHLRAGSGPVFLSGQECYEKETRVKQVKRLAPQKQTSAAKKKKVEKEEEAARYSLKDRSPLGKAKTTIKPKKPGSKK, from the exons ATGAATCGCAGCCGCACGAGCAGCACCTCCGAAAGGGCGGCACCAGCCTTTCTCTGGG GCTGTGAGCTAAACCAGGAGAAACCCACGTGGACCTTCAAAGCCCAGAAGGAGGGGAAGCAGGACTGTAAGCTTTTGCTGAGCACG ATTTGCCTGGGGGAGAAAGCCAAAGAGGAGATGAACCTGGTGGAGatcctgcctccaggaagccatgAAGACAGGAAGAGGAAGCCCATCATCCTTGCCTCCCTTCGGGCCTCTGTCCTCCCCATG gtcGTCCTGACGGGGTTGGAGCTCTCTCCTCCAGTCACCTTCCACCTCCGGGCTGGCTCTGGACCCGTGTTCCTCAGTGGCCAGGAATGTTACG AGAAGGAGACCCGGGTCAAACAAGTCAAGAGGCTGGCGCCCCAGAAGCAGACAAGCGCTgccaag aaaaaaaaggtggaaaaagaagaggaggcagCGAG ATACAGTCTTAAAGACAGGAGCCCTCTGGGCAAG GCCAAAACCACAATCAAACCTAAAAAGCCAGGATCCAAGAAATGA
- the NPM2 gene encoding nucleoplasmin-2 isoform X2 yields the protein MNRSRTSSTSERAAPAFLWGCELNQEKPTWTFKAQKEGKQDCKLLLSTICLGEKAKEEMNLVEILPPGSHEDRKRKPIILASLRASVLPMVVLTGLELSPPVTFHLRAGSGPVFLSGQECYDLPWEEEEEEEGLEEEEEEEEEEDDDDDDDDDIDSSLEKETRVKQVKRLAPQKQTSAAKKKKVEKEEEAARYSLKDRSPLGKAKTTIKPKKPGSKK from the exons ATGAATCGCAGCCGCACGAGCAGCACCTCCGAAAGGGCGGCACCAGCCTTTCTCTGGG GCTGTGAGCTAAACCAGGAGAAACCCACGTGGACCTTCAAAGCCCAGAAGGAGGGGAAGCAGGACTGTAAGCTTTTGCTGAGCACG ATTTGCCTGGGGGAGAAAGCCAAAGAGGAGATGAACCTGGTGGAGatcctgcctccaggaagccatgAAGACAGGAAGAGGAAGCCCATCATCCTTGCCTCCCTTCGGGCCTCTGTCCTCCCCATG gtcGTCCTGACGGGGTTGGAGCTCTCTCCTCCAGTCACCTTCCACCTCCGGGCTGGCTCTGGACCCGTGTTCCTCAGTGGCCAGGAATGTTACG ACCtaccctgggaggaggaggaagaggaagagggcctggaggaggaggaggaggaagaggaggaggaagatgatgacgatgacgatgatgatgatataGACTCGTCCCTAGAGAAGGAGACCCGGGTCAAACAAGTCAAGAGGCTGGCGCCCCAGAAGCAGACAAGCGCTgccaag aaaaaaaaggtggaaaaagaagaggaggcagCGAG ATACAGTCTTAAAGACAGGAGCCCTCTGGGCAAG GCCAAAACCACAATCAAACCTAAAAAGCCAGGATCCAAGAAATGA
- the NPM2 gene encoding nucleoplasmin-2 isoform X1, which yields MNRSRTSSTSERAAPAFLWGCELNQEKPTWTFKAQKEGKQDCKLLLSTICLGEKAKEEMNLVEILPPGSHEDRKRKPIILASLRASVLPMEGSPRRGPGLSGPPLPLQVVLTGLELSPPVTFHLRAGSGPVFLSGQECYDLPWEEEEEEEGLEEEEEEEEEEDDDDDDDDDIDSSLEKETRVKQVKRLAPQKQTSAAKKKKVEKEEEAARYSLKDRSPLGKAKTTIKPKKPGSKK from the exons ATGAATCGCAGCCGCACGAGCAGCACCTCCGAAAGGGCGGCACCAGCCTTTCTCTGGG GCTGTGAGCTAAACCAGGAGAAACCCACGTGGACCTTCAAAGCCCAGAAGGAGGGGAAGCAGGACTGTAAGCTTTTGCTGAGCACG ATTTGCCTGGGGGAGAAAGCCAAAGAGGAGATGAACCTGGTGGAGatcctgcctccaggaagccatgAAGACAGGAAGAGGAAGCCCATCATCCTTGCCTCCCTTCGGGCCTCTGTCCTCCCCATG GAGGGCAGCCCCCGCCGGGGGCCAGGCCTGAGCggcccccccctccccctgcaggtcGTCCTGACGGGGTTGGAGCTCTCTCCTCCAGTCACCTTCCACCTCCGGGCTGGCTCTGGACCCGTGTTCCTCAGTGGCCAGGAATGTTACG ACCtaccctgggaggaggaggaagaggaagagggcctggaggaggaggaggaggaagaggaggaggaagatgatgacgatgacgatgatgatgatataGACTCGTCCCTAGAGAAGGAGACCCGGGTCAAACAAGTCAAGAGGCTGGCGCCCCAGAAGCAGACAAGCGCTgccaag aaaaaaaaggtggaaaaagaagaggaggcagCGAG ATACAGTCTTAAAGACAGGAGCCCTCTGGGCAAG GCCAAAACCACAATCAAACCTAAAAAGCCAGGATCCAAGAAATGA